One part of the Candidatus Poribacteria bacterium genome encodes these proteins:
- a CDS encoding phytanoyl-CoA dioxygenase family protein: MELMQQDIHHFQEQGYLAIPEFFSPREVKALQAELDRLFRDGLLRNVATDGDGKTHSTTQFNFQICPIYHK; the protein is encoded by the coding sequence ATGGAGTTAATGCAACAGGACATCCACCACTTTCAGGAACAGGGATATCTCGCCATTCCCGAATTTTTCTCTCCACGCGAGGTAAAAGCGCTGCAGGCTGAACTTGACCGCCTGTTTCGAGACGGCTTGTTGCGTAACGTCGCCACCGATGGTGACGGAAAAACACACTCAACTACACAGTTCAATTTCCAGATCTGTCCGATTTATCACAAG
- the mtnC gene encoding acireductone synthase, with the protein MMKFSGRGILLDIEGTTSAVSFVYDVMFPFVRRELDQYLYANWDSATLNEVCDLIAKDVGYESFVAWCGSETEVGKRQQLLRSEVLRLMDGDIKATGLKALQGLIWQSGFESGEMRAHIYDDVLPAIQAWNDAGCDVRIFSSGSIAAQQLFFGHTLAGNILHLFRGHYDTTTGPKKEAASYQAIVKDFGLTPAQILFLSDVLDELEAARAAGLQTGLCKRPGNAKVAAEHGQPEITSFDQIEMSREV; encoded by the coding sequence CTGATGAAATTTTCCGGACGTGGAATTCTGCTCGATATCGAAGGCACAACTTCGGCGGTCAGCTTTGTCTACGATGTGATGTTCCCTTTCGTGCGCCGCGAATTAGATCAATATTTGTACGCGAATTGGGATTCGGCGACGTTAAACGAGGTGTGCGATCTGATTGCCAAAGACGTAGGTTATGAATCTTTCGTTGCGTGGTGTGGGAGCGAGACTGAGGTAGGCAAACGGCAGCAACTGCTCCGGTCGGAGGTCCTTCGGTTGATGGATGGCGATATTAAAGCGACGGGGCTGAAAGCACTTCAAGGCTTAATCTGGCAGTCCGGCTTTGAAAGTGGCGAAATGCGGGCGCACATCTACGATGATGTTCTGCCTGCGATTCAGGCTTGGAACGATGCCGGGTGCGACGTCCGTATTTTTTCATCTGGGAGCATTGCGGCGCAGCAGTTATTTTTCGGACATACCTTGGCTGGGAATATTCTGCACCTGTTTCGAGGTCATTACGACACAACTACCGGTCCAAAAAAGGAAGCAGCGAGTTACCAAGCAATCGTCAAAGATTTTGGTCTGACGCCAGCGCAGATTCTTTTTTTAAGCGATGTGCTTGATGAGTTAGAGGCAGCCCGCGCCGCCGGGCTACAAACCGGGTTGTGCAAACGTCCGGGCAATGCAAAAGTTGCAGCGGAGCACGGTCAGCCAGAGATTACGTCATTCGACCAGATTGAGATGTCGCGTGAGGTCTAA
- the bioF gene encoding 8-amino-7-oxononanoate synthase produces the protein MPKEHWLKSELAQLDQAGLSRSLRSIMTAPTGRTLLDGREVILLGSNNYLGLSVHPIVVEAAATAVQKYGTGASASRLMSGNCHLYTELEAKIAKAKGTEAALVFGSGYLANIGAIPVLAGESDLILSDALNHASIIDGCRLSQATKQIYRHCDVEHLESLLAQSMKFRHRLIVTDGVFSMDGDIAPLPEICRLAERYDATVMVDDAHSFGVLGETGGGTIEHFGLENRGVIQMGTLSKAIGGLGGYVAGSTALIDFLINRARGFIFTTGLPPATLAGASAAIDVIRSNPELRQRLSSNVFLLKNALLEKGFQLLPSQTQILPLILGTVEVASRFAEVLLAHGVYAPAIRPPTVPEGTSRLRISVIASHTTEDLETAVKGFEAARAATS, from the coding sequence ATGCCTAAAGAGCACTGGCTGAAATCCGAATTAGCCCAGCTCGATCAAGCTGGGCTTTCGCGATCACTACGCTCCATAATGACAGCACCAACCGGGCGCACTCTGCTTGATGGACGCGAGGTCATTCTGCTCGGATCAAACAACTACCTCGGCTTGAGTGTGCACCCGATAGTGGTTGAAGCTGCTGCTACAGCTGTGCAGAAATACGGAACGGGTGCTAGCGCCTCCCGTCTGATGTCAGGTAATTGTCACCTTTACACCGAACTTGAGGCAAAAATTGCCAAAGCAAAGGGGACAGAAGCCGCCCTCGTTTTCGGCTCTGGATATCTAGCTAATATCGGAGCAATCCCTGTGTTAGCAGGCGAGAGCGATCTTATTCTTAGTGATGCCCTCAATCATGCAAGCATCATTGATGGCTGCCGCCTCAGTCAAGCGACAAAACAGATTTATCGGCATTGTGATGTCGAGCATCTAGAATCGCTGCTAGCACAATCGATGAAATTCAGACACAGGCTCATTGTGACCGATGGCGTTTTCAGCATGGATGGCGACATCGCACCACTCCCTGAAATCTGTAGGCTAGCTGAACGATACGATGCAACCGTAATGGTTGATGACGCACATAGCTTTGGGGTTTTAGGAGAAACAGGTGGCGGGACAATTGAACATTTCGGATTGGAAAATCGTGGCGTTATTCAGATGGGAACGTTAAGCAAAGCGATCGGCGGATTGGGGGGATATGTCGCTGGCAGCACCGCTTTGATTGATTTCCTAATAAATCGAGCGCGGGGATTCATTTTTACAACAGGTCTCCCACCCGCCACGTTGGCAGGTGCTTCGGCAGCGATTGACGTAATCCGTTCCAACCCTGAATTACGCCAACGGTTGTCATCCAACGTTTTTCTGCTCAAAAATGCTTTGCTGGAAAAAGGATTTCAACTGCTACCGAGTCAGACCCAAATTCTTCCGCTGATCCTCGGCACTGTGGAGGTCGCGTCACGGTTCGCTGAAGTTCTGCTTGCACACGGTGTATACGCCCCTGCTATTCGACCACCCACCGTACCGGAAGGAACGAGCCGGTTACGGATTTCTGTAATTGCATCTCACACAACTGAAGATTTAGAGACAGCGGTTAAGGGGTTTGAGGCCGCAAGAGCTGCCACTTCTTAG
- a CDS encoding acireductone dioxygenase: MARIRVQDENREITDHQEIREFLKPFGISYEKWDVEGRVGQEATNEEILDAYAPEIERLKEQGGFVTADVINVTPETPGLDDMLAKFNKEHTHSEDEVRFTIKGSGLFHIHPDNAPVFAIQVESGDLISVPTGTQHWFDLCDDRTIRCIRLFEDTLGWTPHYVGNPVHENYTPVCMGPAYLSPASDIEAVVKV; encoded by the coding sequence ATGGCTCGTATTCGAGTGCAAGACGAAAATCGAGAAATCACCGATCACCAAGAGATTCGCGAATTTCTGAAACCGTTCGGCATCTCGTATGAAAAGTGGGATGTCGAAGGGCGTGTTGGTCAGGAGGCGACAAACGAAGAAATTCTGGACGCTTATGCCCCAGAGATCGAGCGTCTCAAGGAACAAGGGGGATTTGTAACGGCAGATGTAATTAACGTCACGCCAGAGACGCCCGGCTTAGACGACATGCTGGCAAAGTTCAACAAAGAACACACACACAGCGAGGATGAAGTTCGCTTCACCATCAAGGGAAGTGGACTCTTTCACATTCATCCAGATAACGCTCCCGTATTTGCAATCCAAGTGGAAAGCGGCGATCTGATCAGCGTGCCAACCGGGACTCAGCACTGGTTCGATCTGTGCGATGACCGCACCATCCGCTGTATTCGCTTGTTTGAGGACACATTGGGTTGGACACCGCACTACGTTGGCAATCCCGTTCATGAGAATTACACGCCTGTCTGCATGGGACCAGCCTACCTATCTCCTGCCAGCGACATTGAGGCTGTGGTAAAAGTCTGA